Genomic DNA from Schistosoma haematobium chromosome 1, whole genome shotgun sequence:
gggcatattgttacaaatatattatttatttgttgtgatgAAGGCAGTTAACAAGGTAAGTGGTGAATCTTTTGAGGTCATTATTATCACGGTtatggatagacatttaaagtcTTGCAAACTTCTGGCAGATGTTTACTAACAATCCCCTccattcatatctttctcctcGTATATCCCCTGGCGGAACGAGGCGTCAAAACACTAAAATCCATGCACACAAGCAAAAGCATAAAAATTCTGTAATACTTTACGTAGCGAATtcactctgtgacgaacagatTGTTATAGTTGACCTAGTCAAAAACCTGCATTCTTAATTATGTTCCCAATTACAAAAGTTATACAGATTCAGACATTTTCCAtcttttccatttcttttttgttgttttttcgaAAGAAAATTGTTGAAACACCTcgtgttgagaattctatattgtaccacagtaaaatatttaatcaagctgttaacaataatgaaaaatagCAATCACAAATACATAGTTGACCGGTTAACTGTTTACATAAAACTTTATGTTAACTATATCGAGAATGATATTTCTTGTGGTAAATATGCAACATTCTGAGTGAGAATTGACGAAAAATTGTGTCAAAATAACAGCTGCATGCATGTTTATAATTCACAGAATATATATCGTCCCTGATTAGTAACTTTCGATGAAACCAGATGATTATAAAGATGGTCTGAACCAAGAATGCTACAGCGTGCTAAAATGAAGTTAGgtatataaatgattgtttgTGCTATCGTGATGATTAAACTGATTGTTTCATCAAAAATTCAGATAAACCAACTCGTTAGAAAAAATGAGGATAGTCGCCATTGGTTTTGTAACAGGTGTTGGACTAAATGTAGAAAAATGTAGTGGGAAATGTTGGACCCAGAAATAAGACCGCTTCGGTGTATCTGCCCAAGTATTAAGGTTTCGGTCATGCCTTACCGAGCTCGATAATACAAAAAAACGATAAGAGTTAATAACGTCTTTATAATAACGCGAAAAACATTCAGGATGATGTAGAAGATATTCAGGAGTGTGACTATAAgaaggaatataaataaattaaaagtgGTGGTGCCTGGATTGTACTCTTTCCAGCTGGTACAAACGCCTGATAAAACTCAACGGTCACATAAGAAAAATATTCCTATCAGTTAAGTAACAAAATCCTATCCAGAGAAGAAGGGTAGGTCAATTCAATTTGCCCAAAACATGATAAATTAACTAGAGAACATTGGTTGTAACAcgtaatcccacgctccactgtgactgcgcgaagatatAAATAAAGGCCTATTCAATActagtctggtttcttctaccaatagcacgagggttacctacagGCACGAAATggttatataaatatacaatcAGTCACCAGTGAATAATATCAAACATCCCTAAAACCATATGGGGGACGTGCTGCAAAGTCAGTCTCACAAAACAGAGGCTAATAGTTTACAAAGTATCAACTAAAATTATGATGGTCCAATATGATGAGTGCATTTAAACAGTCCTTAGGAAAACAGAGCTTAAGCGGTTGCTGAAAGATTCAACAACACCTAGGATATAGTCACGATGTGAAATTCGTAAACAACATGTTAATAACTGCATTCAATCTCAAGAATGGGAATCGACATACAAGATACAGATAGCGAGAAGAAAAAAGTGCACTGTAGGGGCTGGTACTATGTCGATCCCCCATAGGTTATCCTAGCTTCCAGACagaccaatttatccattctacTTAAGTCACATTTTGATGTTgttaattactcacttattaaccctgactgtttttatatgagcatgtGTGTGGGCATTTCCTATCTTAATCATTACATGCTCGTAACTTATTTtcgtgtgactataaatatcgattaacgcctgattaaatggagttggcttacatGACTTCTTCATCGCTCGTAATTTGGCTCCGCTCTTTTTCCTTCGCTTTCTTCGCTTCTCTGATCATTTGTTTGGACCAACGATTGCATGAAATATATGCATTCGAAATCCGTTCTCttgtttgacttatttaattccgtcacTCACTAACTTAAGTTaggtcgataattatatacgggGATTGATGACATCTATATTTCTATAGCAATCAGTCAtacgatctaaatggagtcagactTAGGGCGCCACAACACACTACTGAAATACAAAGGACTAGTTGCAAGAAAACACAGATATGGGAGATTTCCTCCATATATGCATGTGATAATACAAAGACAGATCTTACAAGGACTTTATTTTCTCTCATTAATTATTAGTTACTACGGGACAGCTAATTGCATTCCGTCCCTCCCACTAGTATTGTTTGTATATCACACCAATTCACCAACAACTTTATTCTGCTCGTCTCATGCACCTAGGTACGTACAAAGAGCCATCAGTGATTTACTGCTAGTAGGCTTGAAAGCTTATTAACCGAAGTTTTCTTCTGTCCTGCTACAACCACTTGAATAATTTGAGTTTCTAATCTTTTCTTCGATCGGGACTTACGTATGTTAGTATTTGTAATTCACAGTGTATGTTTGTTCGACGGCTCATTAGGTAGAATTTAATTCATGTTATTTATGATCCTTTGGATcatcattatattttatttacggTTGCTATGACATCAGTAGTTACCAGGGGGTGGTTTAAACATGACGCTTAACACACAGGATGAATATAGTGAGGATTTTTTTTACATTTGTGATGTATATTTTATCCAGGGATTAGAAAAGAAGATATTGAATTGTACAAAAAAATAAGGTATTGTGGATTTATTGTTGCTTCAAGAATATGGAACATAGGAGggaagttgaacaagaattcaTGGCAAAATATGAGCCTGTGGATTATAGATCAGTGACCAAAATTGATTTTCATAAAGACGTAGTCCGGTTACCTCCAAGGCCCGAACCAATGGTAGGTCTGTTCAAACTGAGCCAGAAATCACTTATTTTAAGCATTTATAATcctttaattaaattataaacatttaattaagTGTATTTATACCTATGACCTGTAAAACATCTAAGGGATATGTAGAAAGTTTCAAGCCTTATCATTCTACACAATGAGATATCTCATTGTATGTTTAACAAACCTTTCAAATAAAGGGTATTCTCTTGTTAAGTTACATATATgtattcagtcttcagtaataaggatagtaggttggtgaacctgtattaatcctgacacattgctttccagtgaaggtccaacttctccttgaaagtattcactgatggggctgataccacttgttcgggtaaggcgttccaatcattgactactcgatgagaaaaacaggaccccactttaagtttattagatcgtggtttatgaaccttcttgctatgacctcggagattattagtgctggagggagcaaaaagataagacatattaacacccaaatcataattaaagatacgaaatgccagtataaggtcacttcgtgtcctacgatacgacaaggagaaaagatttaggcgttttaaacgctcatcgtaagggagtctagaaagacccttcactaatttcgttcccacacgctggacacacACACAAGGGaattagtatcctttaccagacacgggctagcggcttggatacagtactctaaatgtggtctaacatatatgggatataaaattcgaaacgtttcctcgtcaaaagatttgaacgctcggcgaagtgaccataacgctcgaaaacctttgacagcggctgctttgcaatgcgtagttgtttttaaatcatgacttaatactactcctaagtctttatgctcttgaacgcatggaagaggtttaccctcaatagaataacggtaactattaccgtgactgatgtgcattagtacactcttcctagcattgatttctaagccccactctcgagcccatctaactaaatcgtctaagttagcttgaagatccacatgatcagccgcactttttattgttctccagattttttacatcatccgccaACAATAATatcgacgacctaagtaacagcggtaactcattaacgtagagaaggaagagcagagggcctaagatggtgccttggggtacaccacttttgaccggcatccaatcggatagcgttccgttgaccctcactctctgtctgcggtcgcataagaaatttcctatccacgcatgtacagtacctattattccgaagctcgtgagcttctgcataagacctacgtgtgaaaccttgtcaaacgctttgctaaaatctatgaatatcacatcgacagacagaccgttatctagggctgctgtccaatcctccctcgcaataagcaagttagtcaagcatgagcgcttgttacgaaatccgtgttgctcaagagctaacagattgtgtgaatctatgtggcttagcaacgtAACCTGAATTAtctttcaagtaacttaacgactatgctagttagattgacaggccggtagttagatactatctgtcgctGATCGCCCTTAAATATGGGACtaactatagcgtccttccaatctctagggagttgagcgaatgagagggacatgttgaagagtgtcgcgagcgattttgaaataatgtccgcaagagatgacagcaaccgtggatgtaacccgtcagggcccggtatcttaccaggtttgaggttagttatcaacggaaggacagtttcttCAGTCACCTGTGCAGATTCAAtagttggtatctcggtgtgagttggacaagtatttgttataataaacgtagagaagacttcgctaaaatagtctgaaaaagtctcagcttttgctcgatctgattcagctagtaattctgaattttcgtgtaacagtaacgggggtataccatcactacgtttcgtCCGCCGtataacatacgaaaacaatcgtttcgaaCGAGTACGGCtgtcatatactaactgtcgttcgtaagtggtacgggatttggctatggttttcttacagatattacggtatttttggtactcacgcttaGATGGttcatgacctgtcaacaagaataagtcccagaaatgtttcctacgctttaacagcttccggatttccttattaatccatggagggcaatttGAT
This window encodes:
- the SPAG8 gene encoding Sperm-associated antigen 8; the encoded protein is MTLNTQDEYRIRKEDIELYKKIRREVEQEFMAKYEPVDYRSVTKIDFHKDVVRLPPRPEPMGNTHYSTNRTTPFGRNAAFTTPIDQYLNSRMPCEMQVYSR